The Festucalex cinctus isolate MCC-2025b chromosome 16, RoL_Fcin_1.0, whole genome shotgun sequence sequence GCCGTAGTGCACATATATGCCCTTGTTGATGAACACGATGCAGATGGACGACAGCAGGTTGGCCAGCATGCCAGCCATGATGCGCCAGTTGGCTGACAGGTCAAGAAGCTTTGCTGCAGCCATGACGCACTTCAGGTTTTCACAATGAGAAACTCAAACTGTACGAAAAACACAAATATCATTTTTGCAATATCCAAAAATACCATTAAAactgataaataaaataataaataaataaatttgcacATTTCCTGTTCAAATACATGAGTGTGACGGGAAGTGCTGAAGCCAGCAACTTGCCTAACCTCAGACTGCACAATCAAGCAGAGATAGCACTGTGCGACAGCACCACCTACTGGTATAATTACTgttctttggatttttttttttttaatccacgtTTAATTTCAAAAATTTGACTAGTTTTGagggcttttatttttaatttatttatttttcactaaactaaaatgtgattttagctAAGAAAAACTTGTTTTATAAGAAAAacttcaaaaacaataaaaaaactttttcacaaacatctttttgtttttgttttcaataattagttattttttgcACTTCTAACAAGTTATACTTCACaggcatttttcatttactgtatTAATATCAAATAAGGCACCATGTTAGGCTGATATTTGTAAATCTGACTGTCAGCCCTAAAGCTTACTGCATGTCGAAGATCTCAAGAAAATGCACAGATTGACGattattctaataataataatattaacaatGCAGGACAGTGGTTTGAAGTCAAGTGGTTATCATAATGACTTAGAATTCAAATGTTACTCTGTTGACAGGAGGACAAggaagaaaaaattctgccacgcagccagattttttttttttacctgggtTCTTCATCTTCTCGGGCTGCTATTCAGCTGCTTATCCGTGGATCTGACTGACGGCCGAACTTGACTAAAGTTACAGGTCTTTTTGTCCGTGACGCTCAAACTTGAAAACCCATATTCGGCTCCACACGGCTTTGAAATTTTTGCAACTTTTGACGCCGCGTAGCTCGACCACGGAGCCTGCTTAAAGTGGCCCTCCGGGACAGGATTCCAATCCCTGGAAGAAAGAATGCTCTGTATTCCATTCACTGATGTGTATTTATTCAATTTCCGGGTTCTTCTACTTCGCGTAGTGATTCTTGGCGGTTTGTTAATGCGTTTATGTTTATTACCGCCATCTACTGGTATGTTGTAGGAATCTTCCTTTTCTGTGTATTGCTATTACAGTTCAGGCCAGCAGTGGCGACACCCCACGACTGGAGCTAATTTACTACCTTAATTTCACCACGAAGAAGAAGCTCGTCGAACCTCGTGAAGCGGGAAGTGACATCGTACAAAAATGGACTGGTaatattattttaactttttaaaccTCGCACAGCGTTGACTTCTCTTAAGATAGTGTTAGCTGATTAAAGACAGCACCAGCGTGTCATTCGTCTGTTTTTAAGAATCCGATCGCTCGTGTCAAGTAATTTGAGTACGCTAGCGGGGGCTAACGATGTTATCGCCGACCCCACAATGATCCGAGATGCAAACCAGCTAATGTTGTGATCACGTCAGTGGTCAACTTAGCGTTACAGCTTTAATGCATCAAAGTACAAAATTTCTCAGCCCCCTAAAGTTTTGACACATGCGTCTCGACCCTTCTAGTGTAACGTCTCGattaagtgcgccccttgcggtggagggcagggcgtccaTGCgagtgcattaaaaaacaatcagtgtgacctagaaaataggtcagtttttaaatcagcgaccaatgctatggtgagcTTGTATGCGGCCAACGGATGCTCTGGCTCAAAGAGCTCTACAATAGAAATACTGACTAAGGCCTTTTGACTGTTATGGTGTTTATGTACTTGTTATTTAGGATTCAAAGTGAGCTGCCCTCTCCGGTGGTTCGAGATGACTTTGAGTCAGTCGCTGCCCGTCGAATGAAGAATGTGACATGTATCCTGGAGTTGTGTTTGTTTCCCAACTTTTTATTTGTCCGTTCTGTGACACTGGTGACGCATGACTCCATTCGGATTTTATTTCACAACTGTCAGTGGTTGTTGTTTTCATGAGCACTGATCTCAGTCTCCTCACCCGGCAACAGCAGTCCTGGTGCTTCCTCAGTAACGCCGGCACGCCCAACACCGAGGAACACACCTGCCTCGCTTTTCAGACAAGCTGGTAGGGCAAAATTTAGACAGGGCATTGTCAAAGTTGGAAAATTTCAATGCAAATaaaagggatgtaacgataccggcaatatcttgatattaaaacttccacaatatcgtcgtcgtcatgttcaggatacttaaaagctacacatttgttaaaaaaggttgatttacatttgtgaaGTTATAGCACCcaatttttagtgcagtttaattttcattagggatgttttggcccttctatgtttaaaatctacactaattgtcagatgaagcgtattgtaaaatgctttgaagcgagtcaatatgtggaggaactcaatgtgggcttgcattagcgattaagtgcctcaatattaagtgttattagagattggagctatttttttgtattgctgttatctacaaaagcacaatattgtgctttttttagtatagctatttttatttatttatttatttatttatttatttttacaatattgtgaccttttttttaatatagccaACCTctgcacaatatcgtgataattatcgtattgtgagcttcatatcgtgatgatatcgtatcatgatatttggatatcgttacatccctagcaaaTAATGGGAATAGTGAGGAATTTCCAACTGTCAAGGAATGATCTTAATAGGGAACTTAGTTGGGGAAAATGTAAGATTTCAAATTCTCCAGCTTAACTGGAATGGAAATTTTCCACACCTTTGCAACCCCAATTGTTAGCTCTCTATTTGGATGACATCAAGCCTCATTTcctgttttaattttaaaacctCTGCCTTCAGTAACTCCCAGGGTTCCAGATgtatctgccattttggctcaCGCAGGACGTACTCCTTACACCGTTCACACGGCAAGAAAAACGCTCTCCAGACTGGTGAGAAAACGCTTAAACACGCTTTACGTTATAAAACTCACATGGCAAATAGTAAAATGTGAGAAACAACGTTGATGCCGTGTGTAGAATTTGGATGACAGCGACTGGACTGAGAGTGTGCACATGTCGCCCGTGACTGGTTTGGAGAACACCAGCTTCTTCACAGAGGACATCACCCACCTCAGCTCGGCCTTGCTAAAGGACGATGACCCCGGAGAGGGCGGTGCGTGAAACAAATGTGCCCCGCCCCTTTTACACTGCGGTTTCCATCTAATTTTTTGGTTCCTGTTCTTGCAGCGGTGACCAGTCTTTTCCCAGATTTCCTCGCGTCCTTTTTGAAACACTCCTCCTCTGCCGTATTTGAGCTGCTGGAGGATTACCAGACCCTCTGCAAAGACAAAGTAGTTACATGACTTAattctagggatagaccgattatcggcgccgatatttggcattttgacaaatatcggcatcggccattttttgaatctgaaggccgataaagctcactgagcagtgaatacttgcgaacgtagcgaatttggggtttttcatcaggatttgttagtttttatttgtcgtaaacacatttggaacatattcagacaatttttcaccgcgaagatctttttgaaatatttttataaaCCCTAatcaaaaccccaaatgagctacattcacattgaatttgtcactcagtgaaatgcagggaacttttcatttatggatctatttaaatttccactttatgaaaactgggaactccctacactttttatttaaaaaaaaaaaaaaaaaaatcaagaaattatgttgaaattttagaaaactttattgacagtagaaatcttttataaataaataaatcaataatgataataaataaataaaataaaagtaaaataaaatcaaataaatataaataaataaaaatctgtaaaaaataaaataaataaagagaaattatgttgaaattttagaaaactttgacagtagaaatcttttataaataaataaatcaataataaataaataaataaaataatacaaataataaaataaataaaaaatatgtaataaataaaataaatagagaaattatgttgaaattttagaaaactgacagtagaaatctttagggatctatttatttgcttttttattattattattattattattattataaaattaaactttacacatgctaatgacccctggaagctccctgcaatttttgttcaattttttttaaacaaatctgtatATAgttcaaaagagaaaaaaaatcccccccccccattttactgcaaatgaatatcggcttgaaatatcggttatcggcctccttgactactaatagtctgtatcggtatcggccttgaaaaaaacatcggtctatcactacttaATTCACCTGTTTTGGGATATGGGACTTGATTGAAGGTTAAGACTTAGTCCGCACCTTCTCTGTGGTGTTTCAGGTGGAAATGCTCCAGTCAGTGGTGCTGCGAGCAGGTCAGAACAGCAAGACGGCAGGCGTGCGCTGGCTACTGCAGCAGGAGAGCCACACGTGGAGACTGATCTCCTCCCTATATAGGTGGACgcccacttcctgtttgacaGCACCTCACATCTAACTGGATCTGACTAGCTCATCCTCTCTGTCTCTTGCTGTCTTTTTGCAGGGATCGCGTCCAGTTGGCCCTGGAAGATGACATGATGCTCGACATGCCTGTGAGTGATTGACTGCTGGTTTTAAAACACGTTACCATGGCGACACACTCAACAATATGGTAGCAAAGGGGTGGAATATCTCCATGGGAATTTGTAGAAATATTCCAAATTGTATTCCAAATGTTACATGGCAATTGAGTGTACTGTATTGGAAATGTTGATTTGGCGTAATTGTGTGTGCAGATTCCTAATGAAAGTGAGAAGGTGGTGGTGGAGCAGCTCTTCCAGTGCGACGCAGTTGTACGTCAAAGTCAGGTAACAAGCACGTTTGGACCATGTTGTCATTTTAGCGCTTAGCTTACCACTATGTCACTCCTCACCTGTAGTTGGTTGTTGATTGGCTGGAGAGCATCGCCAAGGACCAAATGGAAGACTTTTCCGACAACATTGAATATTATGCCAAAAGTGTCTGCTGGTGAGTTGCAGCCTGTCTGATTAAACGCTATAGCTGGGCTGATGCAAAATAGCATTGATGTTGCGctaattactagggatgtaacgatgtccaaacatcacgatacgatatgctcacgatacgataattatcacgatattgtgggggggttggtgatatttaaaaaaagatcacaataatgtaaataaaaaagagcTTATCctacaaaaaagcacaatatagtgCTTTTATACGtaaagcaatgcatataaaccacctacaatctctaataacattattgaggcacttacttgctaatgcaagcaaacattgatcgcttcacaagcaaattaggatccccttcatctgacaattagaagattttaaacatagaaggccaaaacatccctaataaaaatgaaattgcactaataaactagccactagagggagctagAACTctacaaatggaaattaacctgactttttttaacagatgtgttccttttgaatattgtgaacatgacgacgacaacgatattgtggcagttttaatatcacgatattgcccttaacgttacatccctactaattacCACAAATGGAGCAGCAGTaaagagtgtgcgtgtgtgtgcgttagGGAGAACACGCAGCACATACTGAAGCTTAAGCTCGAGAGCGGCAAAGTCTCCACCGTCCCCCTGGTCACAGAGCTGGTGAGAGCCATTAACATGATGGTGATACCCTCCCTCCATGACTGCTCCCAAAATTGTGACTGAAGATTTGTGAACGTGCTTTCAGGACCCGGACGCCCCCTTCCGCCAGAAGCGACCTCTGGCCGACCTGGACCAGGAAGACGACGTCCGTCTGCTGAAGAACCTGTTCAGTCTCATCCGGGCCGGCATGACTGAGGAGGTAGTTAAAGGGCCGGCACTCTTAATTTCCATTATCAGGGGCCTCATTTAACAAAGAGTGCATCAAACAGGTCGTAAATTCGACTGAAATTTAGAGTGTGCGTAAGTTAAAGAAAAATCTGTCCTTATCAAAAATGTCGTGCGCATACCAGTAAGTAAtgtaatgtgtaaacattttttttttcactcactcattcacacatgtaagcttctgtgagtgagtgggtggaaaaaaaaaataataatccgtgcgcgctttcaaattgccgcgggagtgacgtcacgcagtcgACACACGTTCTCCCAGCCCCGTTtgtgacacgccacccccctgctctgcgattggctagagggttgtaaacacattctttccacagaaatggcccgctgtttacaaaacaaacacaaaatggcaaaatacaggctcggagtgtgggggtttaggtcaaaatcacccccacactttaagaaaagcccagatctgtaaattgagaagtagtctgtttgtttaaatcctgtatttaaaaagtgcattttcctgagtgaaaccggcagacagggcCTTTAGCATTTGTTCCAGCTTTGGTTGTTAATGTTCTCAAGTAATATagttgaattgtttttttaatttgtattttttctcatttatgtaTGACCTGGCCCATCATCAGTCCGTTTTAGGTGTACCTATCAAAGTTCcgcattttgtgtgtgcaggcTCAGAGGCTGTGCACACGATGTGGGCAAGCCTGGAGAGCAGCCACTCTGGAAGGCTGGAAGCTCTACCATGAtcccaacattaactcaggtcCTATTCAACCTCCTTAAAACGGCTTACCTATTGCCCCATGCGCTGATTTGATGTTTGTCTTCTGTCTGCAGGCAGCGCAGAGTTGCGTCCGGTTGAAGGAAATCCTCAAAGAGGCATCTGGAAGTCCTGCACCTGGAGGATGGCTGAGGAggtacacacatgcatgcaatttTTGTCAACTTTGGAATGaattttgtggaatgtttttgtttttttttcttcttccaggAGCAGATAAACAGATATGAGCGAGCAATCTATGCCAGCCTGAGTGGAAATCTGAAACCAGTAAGCTCACCGATGTCGATTTTCCGTCAgtgtgctaacatgctaagctaagagTGCGCGTATGTGTGTTAGGTTCTGGCTGTGTGTGAATCGTGGGAGGACTGTGTGTGGGCGTACCTCAGAGTGATGGTGGACACGCTGGTGGAAAAGCATCTGATGTCATTGGGGATGGCCCACCAGGAAATGGAAACGCTGCCGCAGGAATACCTGGAAGCAAAGtaccgcacgcacacacatacacgcacactcaGGGTATTTTATGAGGACTGCAGATGGAAACTAGCATt is a genomic window containing:
- the nup107 gene encoding nuclear pore complex protein Nup107 yields the protein MDWIQSELPSPVVRDDFESVAARRMKNVTFSSPGNSSPGASSVTPARPTPRNTPASLFRQAVTPRVPDVSAILAHAGRTPYTVHTARKTLSRLNLDDSDWTESVHMSPVTGLENTSFFTEDITHLSSALLKDDDPGEGAVTSLFPDFLASFLKHSSSAVFELLEDYQTLCKDKVEMLQSVVLRAGQNSKTAGVRWLLQQESHTWRLISSLYRDRVQLALEDDMMLDMPIPNESEKVVVEQLFQCDAVVRQSQLVVDWLESIAKDQMEDFSDNIEYYAKSVCWENTQHILKLKLESGKVSTVPLVTELDPDAPFRQKRPLADLDQEDDVRLLKNLFSLIRAGMTEEAQRLCTRCGQAWRAATLEGWKLYHDPNINSGSAELRPVEGNPQRGIWKSCTWRMAEEEQINRYERAIYASLSGNLKPVLAVCESWEDCVWAYLRVMVDTLVEKHLMSLGMAHQEMETLPQEYLEANWTMEKVFEELQASESKRVLEEMQEHYHVIQKFVILGDLDGLLEEFGDWLVASTALPSHLLRFMSHLLLFFRSMGLSLKEDVCVDVLKAYVNLLIRDQQTDLVASYVSQLPADLATTQYAAFLETVSKPELRPRCLQLATEAGLDVAAVTKLVVETVRERDDTEFVPHSQSLETGTTLEDQKMIDVIDWLLFDSAHRAEALKQSNAIMRRFLALEKHDAAKAVFSKVPADFLREICSDWLGFNHMSPLPAEDQNAIREHLCIRAYLEAHEAFIDWFSHSSAVPQKPTPAPEVKFTEQVANEMREKEYQAALSAWSGRLDVLTQDVKERIYNVLLFVNGGWMVDNVQDSEQGAERSRQMSALRSLCLPLLSFLLLSVLQSSSRHQEALQLADIISSDRYGLYQVFSKEELRRFLQKLRESSLALLDQGLDPLGYELQP